In Bacillus cytotoxicus NVH 391-98, the following are encoded in one genomic region:
- the cysC gene encoding adenylyl-sulfate kinase: MDTNITWHTASVSKEERRKRNGHHSFVIWFTGLSASGKSTVANAVARKLFDRNIGNYVLDGDNIRYGLNKDLSFSERDRAENIRRIGEVSKLFVDQGTIVLTAFISPFRADRQQVRAIFEKDEFIEVFVKCPIEECEKRDPKGLYEKARQGEIKLFTGIDSPYEEPEKAELTVETNRYSIEECAEQIIHYLQERSFI; encoded by the coding sequence ATGGACACAAATATTACGTGGCATACAGCTTCTGTTTCGAAAGAGGAGAGAAGAAAGAGGAATGGGCACCATAGTTTTGTCATTTGGTTTACGGGGCTATCAGCTTCAGGAAAGTCAACGGTAGCAAATGCAGTTGCTAGAAAATTATTTGATAGAAACATAGGGAATTATGTATTGGATGGGGATAATATTCGGTACGGTTTGAATAAAGATTTAAGTTTTTCTGAAAGAGATCGCGCAGAAAATATTCGCCGTATTGGTGAGGTTTCAAAATTATTTGTTGACCAAGGAACGATTGTGCTTACAGCTTTTATCTCACCTTTTCGAGCAGATCGCCAGCAAGTGCGAGCTATTTTTGAGAAAGATGAATTTATCGAAGTGTTTGTGAAATGTCCAATCGAAGAGTGTGAGAAACGAGATCCGAAAGGGTTATATGAGAAAGCGAGACAAGGGGAGATTAAGCTGTTTACGGGCATTGATTCTCCATACGAAGAACCGGAAAAAGCGGAATTAACTGTGGAAACAAACCGTTATTCCATTGAAGAGTGTGCGGAACAAATCATTCATTATTTACAAGAACGTAGCTTCATATAG